Proteins co-encoded in one Papaver somniferum cultivar HN1 chromosome 5, ASM357369v1, whole genome shotgun sequence genomic window:
- the LOC113282701 gene encoding uncharacterized protein LOC113282701, with the protein MEVNDQGTIFSDPSDVEEFSMEEINEAVPTPDEEWDSSSDVEKPSKEDWIASWNKGDPQKHLTWINVYAYYRKKGKGKGCGGYGVIIRYADAKPVTATAKYSKVVISFFSSVVDGNKGWCRTC; encoded by the exons ATGGAAGTGAACGACCAAGGAACTATTTTCTCCGATCCATCAGATGTTGAAGAATTCTCCATGGAAGAGATCAATGAAGCCGTACCAACACCT GATGAGGAGTGGGACAGTAGCAGCGATGTTGAAAAGCCAAGCAAGGAGGACTGGATTGCTTCATGGAATAAGGGAGATCCTCAAAAGCATTTGACTTGGATTAATGTGTATGCTTATTATAGAAAGAAGGGAAAGGGAAAAGGCTGCGGAGGATATGGAGTTATTATACGATATGCAGATGCGAAGCCAGTCACTGCTACTGCCAAGTATTCAAAAGTTGTAATATCTTTTTTTTCATCAGTTGTTGATGGGAATAAAGGCTGGTGTCGAACTTGCTAA